One window of Diabrotica undecimpunctata isolate CICGRU chromosome 8, icDiaUnde3, whole genome shotgun sequence genomic DNA carries:
- the LOC140447912 gene encoding probable cytochrome P450 6a14 isoform X3 translates to MMYLTTFSCIAFCIGIVYLYLKWKVTYWKRVGLEYIEPHLIFGNIKDLVQQRISMGDQLRNIYNKFKAQGLKHGGIYFFFVPIYVPVDLDVIKNIFVRDFEYFVNHGIYKNEEFDPLSGHLFALEDDKWKKLRAKLSPTFTSGKIKMMFQTLCSTSKELYGVLEDHARFNDVLDIRDLLARFTTDVIASVAFGLECNSLKNPNEEFRHKGRKLFDLTPIERFKDTLMFMFILPLKVINFFNLKIFPKDVNTFFLNVVQKTIDYREKNKISRKDFMHLLLQLKNRGKVADDQFIFKQEGEKDGTDFITFNELAAQCLLFFVAGFETSSTTMSFALLELARNKDIQNKLRDEIKRVLNKHNNELTYDAIMEMKYLEQVIYESLRKHPPTPNLIRKCTKDYIVPGTGVTIKKGVQVLIPILAIQNDPEVYPDPEKFDPDRFTDENKAKRHPAAFLAFGDGPRYCLGARLGLMQTKVGLITFINNFQVDVHPKTKLPVKYITQRFIMAMEGGVWLSISKLK, encoded by the exons ATGATGTATTTAACGACATTCTCGTGTATAGCATTTTGTATAGGTATagtgtatttatatttaaaatggaaGGTCACGTATTGGAAACGGGTAGGACTGGAATACATAGAGCCCCATTTAATTTTCGGTAACATTAAAGACCTGGTTCAACAAAGGATATCAATGGGGGATCAGTTacgtaatatatataataaatttaaagcgCAAGGACTAAAGCATGGTGGTATATACTTTTTCTTCGTTCCCATCTATGTTCCCGTTGACTTAgatgttattaaaaatatttttgtacgaGATTTTGAATATTTTGTGAATCATGGTATATACAAAAATGAAGAGTTTGATCCTTTATCTGGACATCTCTTTGCTTTGGAGGATGATAAATGGAAAAAACTTAGAGCCAAATTGTCACCTACATTTACATCTG gaAAAATTAAAATGATGTTTCAAACACTTTGCTCTACATCTAAAGAATTATATGGAGTATTAGAAGATCATGCTAGATTTAATGATGTATTAGATATAAGAGACTTATTAGCCAGATTTACAACAGATGTCATAGCATCAGTTGCATTTGGATTAGAATGTAATTCTCTTAAAAATCCAAACGAAGAATTTAGGCATAAAGGACGCAAGTTATTTGATTTAACTCCTATTGAACGTTTTAAGGACACACTTATGTTTATGTTTATACTACCGTTGaaagttataaatttttttaatttaaaaatatttcccaAAGATGTTAATACTTTTTTTCTAAACGTTGTACAAAAAACTATTGATTACAGAGAAAAAAATAAGATTAGCCGAAAGGACTTTATGCACTTGCTGTTGCAATTGAAAAATCGTGGAAAAGTTGCCGACGACCAGTTTATATTTAAACAAGAGGGTGAGAAAGATGGCACTGATTTTATAACTTTCAATGAATTAGCAGCCCAGTGTTTGCTATTTTTTGTTGCTGGTTTTGAAACGTCGTCAACAACTATGAGTTTTGCTTTGTTGGAGTTAGCTAGAAACAAAGATATTCAGAATAAACTTAGAGACGAAATTAAAAGGGTGTTGAATAAGCACAATAATGAATTGACTTACGATGCAATAATGGAAATGAAGTATTTGGAACAAGTGATTTATG AAAGTCTTCGAAAACATCCACCTACTCCAAATCTTATAAGAAAATGTACCAAAGATTACATCGTTCCTGGCACTGGTGTAACGATTAAAAAGGGAGTTCAAGTTCTTATTCCAATACTGGCTATTCAGAATGATCCAGAAGTTTATCCAGATCCGGAAAAATTTGATCCGGATCGATTTACAGATGAAAATAAAGCCAAAAGGCATCCAGCAGCATTCTTGGCATTTGGAGATGGTCCTCGATATTGTTTAG gtgCTCGGCTTGGATTAATGCAAACCAAAGTCGGATTAATcacatttattaataattttcaagtGGACGTACACCCAAAAACCAAACTTCCTGTAAAATACATAACCCAACGATTTATTATGGCAATGGAAGGTGGTGTATGGTTGTCAATTTCtaaacttaaataa